From a region of the Salvelinus alpinus chromosome 2, SLU_Salpinus.1, whole genome shotgun sequence genome:
- the LOC139568419 gene encoding HUWE1-associated protein modifying stress responses-like produces MEEKKKEEEGEAEIQEHGPEHWFSKWERQCLAEAEQEEPSEEESEQSQQKLWHLFQNSATAVAQLYKDRVCQQQGLSLWVPFQNAATAVTNLYKESLESHQQSYELGIQRSYQRRNKDVLAWVKKRRRNIRREDLISFLCGKAPPPRNPRRDAQMPKHGHAHSVMSPSRPPSTESGSSVEADLQPFREAIALHGLSGAMASISVRSGAPGSPTHLTRDSPVTPQLGRNRRNGLHDVDLNTFIAEQMGLHLENTAAANRKRASAQCSDVITDSPTHKRNRML; encoded by the exons atggaggagaagaagaaggaggaggagggcgaAGCGGAGATCCAGGAGCACGGTCCCGAACATTGGTTCTCCAAATGGGAGCGGCAGTGTTTGGCCGAGGCGGAGCAAGAGGAGCCAAGCGAGGAGGAGTCGGAGCAAAGTCAGCAGAAACTATGGCATCTTTTCCAAAATTCCGCCACCGCGGTCGCCCAGCTATACAAAG ACAGAGTTTGTCAACAACAGGGGCTGTCTCTCTGGGTTCCCTTCCAGAACGCAGCTACTGCCGTCACCAACCTCTACAAAG AGTCACTAGAGTCCCACCAGCAGAGCTATGAGCTGGGGATCCAGCGGTCCTACCAGCGGCGTAATAAAGATGTTCTGGCCTgggtgaagaagaggaggagaaacatCAGGAGGGAGGACCTCATCAGCTTTTTGTGCGGCAAGGCCCCGCCCCCACGCAACCCCCGTCGCGACGCACAGATGCCCAAACACGGCCACGCCCACTCTGTGATGTCACCCAGCAGGCCGCCGTCCACGGAGAGCGGGTCGTCTGTCGAGGCTGACCTGCAGCCCTTCAGAGAGGCCATCGCACTGCACG GCCTGAGTGGGGCGATGGCCAGTATATCCGTTCGTTCCGGTGCCCCTGGCTCTCCGACGCACCTAACACGCGACAGCCCCGTCACTCCGCAGCTGGGTCGCAACCGTAGGAACGGTCTCCACGACGTCGACCTGAACACCTTCATCGCCGAGCAGATGGGGCTCCATTTGGAGAACACCGCTGCAGCCAATAGGAAGAGGGCATCTGCCCAGTGCAGTGATGTCATCACAGACTCGCCCACCCATAAACGCAACCGGATGCTCTGA